AACGACCGGATGTCCATAAGCACTGCTCCTTCTGCTTGGAAGTAATAGCAATTTGCAAGCTGACAAGAGATTGGCAATTGCAGGAGGTTCTTTCTACCAAGCACAATGTAGCGCCGCTGGTGGAATGTCCCACCTACGCCGTAGTATAAGGCAATGCTTAGCTAGAGAATGAAGTCATCAATTCGTGGGAATTCTGGCGATAGCATGATATGTCTTTCGTGAGTGGCCCACCAGGCCCTGGTCATCCACTACTCAGCGAGTTCCCGCAGGCCGCGCCTCCTCTGGTACCATTGGATTAGTAAGAATGTTAGGGATTGGTGTAGCTTTTGCCCGCCAAACTGCACGAACTAGAGATAGCGATCACCCAAACAACAAGCCACTGAATACTAGATTGCCTTTCCGCGCAAGCGGGATGCCATCCTTTCACAATAGAGAACTGTCGTGATTACGTCGCTCCGCCTGGTCAACTTTAAGAACTTTGCCGACGAGACGCTTCACCTCGGCCCTTTTACCCTCATCGTCGGCGCCAACGCCAGCGGCAAGAGCAACATTCGTGATGCATTTCGATTCATTCTTGGCCTTAGCCTCAACTACACCTTGGCAGAGATTCTTGGTGGGAAATACGGCGCGGAATGGCAGCCGATACGTGGCGCCCCCAATGAAATCATCCGCTTTGGACAGGATGATTTCTTCTTGGAAGTCGAGATGACACCTGCAAGGCTTCTCATGCCGAGCGTAAAGAGCCTACGCTATTCTGTTCGGATCCAACGAGAAGATACTTGCGGCGGTCGCTTTCGAGTCGCAGCCGAATCATTAGCTGCTGATCCGGCTACAGCCGACTCAATAGTTTCGGGGACACTATACACTAGCAGCCTGCCGCCGGATACCAGTGCTGGGCCGCAAGAGAGAGATCTAAATCTACGCCTCTTCTTCCCAACAAAGAACAGACCAGACGAGTCGATAGATGTGGCATCGGATCGATCTGGTCTTAGCCAGTTACCCACACAGCTTTATGATCATCTCCTGGAGAGTAAGGAAAGAATCGACAGCGCAGATTGGACTAAGGAGATCCCGGGTAAGACGAAGGCGGGTTGGGGATGGCTAGAAGTCTCTCTAAAACTCTTTGGGATTCGTCTTTTCGAGATGTCACCGGAACGCATGCGGCAGCCTTCCGTCTCGGGCGCTACCAGATTGGGAGACACTGGCGACAATCTGGCCACATTGCTCGAGGCAATCTGCAGCAATCCCCAGCGCAAGAATGTCCTTCTTTCATGGTTGCATGAACTTACCCCAATGGACGTGAGTGACTTGACGTTTCCACGCGATCCCAGCGGTCGGATCCATCTCCAGATCCAGGAGGCGAACGGGAGAAGTGTGTCAGCCTATAGTGCGTCTGATGGCACGCTGCGGTTTCTTGGCATGTTGGCCGCACTGTTGAATGAGGAATTCGAGGGTCTATACTTCTTCGAGGAAATTGACAATGGCATTCATCCGGCGCGCTTACATCTATTGTTAGACCTCATCGAACGCCAAACCGCGAAAGGGAAGATTCAGGTGATTGCCACCACACATTCGCCTGACGTACTCAATCTCATTAGTGACACAACCTTTGAGAATACTTCTGTTGTATATCGCGACGAGGATTCCGCAGATGCCGTCATACGGCGGGTAGCGGAGCTACCCAATGCCAGAGAGTTGCGGAAGTCCCAGGGCTTGGGACGCCTTCACGCTGGTGGATGGATGGAGAACATCCTGTCATTCGCGGAGGCGGATAGGGAAGATCAGAAGGACAGAGAATGAAGGTCCTCCTGATCCCTGAAGACTTCCGAAACGACCAGCACATTTTGAAGCCAATCTTTGAAAGGTTGTTTCGTGAAATTGGGAGATCATCTTTGCGCGTAGAGGTTTGTCTTGACCCTTTGCTTGGCGGAGTAACTGAGGCATTGAAATCGGAGCGCTTGCAGGAAATCGTCGATCAGTACCCAAAGATAGACATCTTCATTCTTTGCGTAGACCGCGACGGAATCGTGGGTAGGCGCCAAAGGCTTGACCAGATCGAAGACGAGTTTGGAGACGCCTTCTTTGCGGAGAACGCTTGGGAAGAAATCGAGACGTGGGTACTGGCTGGATTGGAACTGCCTACAGGCTGGAGTTGGCGGGAAGTCCGCGCAGAAGTCAGTGTGAAAGAAAGATACTTTGAACCATTTGCCGCTGAGCGTAAGTTATCGGATGCGCCCGGCGGCGGTCGGAGAGAGTTAGGTGAAGAGGCTGCACGCCATATAGACGCGATCCGCTTAAAGTGCCCTGAAGACTTCGATTGCCTTGCCCGGCGTCTTGAGGCCGCAATCTGAGTGAAATAGCTGAGTGGCATGCAGAAATTGGCACTTGGAATTGAACGTATTCTGTCTAAGGTTACCCTGAAAGGACTGCCGATGGCTACAACGACACCGCGAAGTACCTCGGTTGAGCTCGAAGCTGTTGGTGAGAACGGGCTGCTCCGTGTGTCTGCGCTGGCGGACTTGCAGGAGCAGGGCGTTGTGACGGCGACGGGGCAGGGGCATACCATTGCCGTGTTCTGGCATAACGAGCAGGCGTACGCCGTGGACAATCGCTGTCCCCATATGGGCTTTCCGCTGGCGCGGGGTATCTGCGAGGACGGTGTGCTGACCTGTTACTGGCACTACGCGCGTTTCGACCTTGATTCCGGCGGCGCATTCGATATCTGGGCCGGTGACGTGCGCACCTATCCCGTTTCCGTGCGCGACGGCGCGGTGTGGGTAGACCTGCGCGAGACAGAGAACGTAGACGAGCGGTACGCGCAGGAGGCGACTCGCCTGGCAAAGGCATTGGAACAGGGCATTTCGCTCAACCAAGCAAAAGCCGTGTTGGCTTTGCTTGATCTGAAACCCGCGGACGCCACGAAGCGAATTGTCGCAACTACCGCCGCATACGGACTAAAAAGAGGATCGAGCCGCAATCCGGGGGGTTGGGGAGACGGTCTCACTATCCTCACGGCTATGGCAAACCTGCAGCCGCATCTCCTGGCAGACGACCGGCCGCTCTCCCTCTACCACGGCACGCGCCGCGTGAGCGACGACGCTATGAACCGGCAGGAGCGGATCATGCTCGATCCGCTGCCTACCGAGGCGATACCGAGCGGGCGCTTGAAGCGTTGGTTTCGGGAATACGTCGAGGTGCGCGACGCGGACGCGGCTGAGCGCACGCTGCGCACGGCCATAGCAGCGGGCTGGACGCCGGAGCAATTGCTCGACATGCTGGCCGCCGCTGCCACGGACCACTACTACCGCGACTTCTCCCACGTCATAGATACGCTGGCAAAGGCTGCGGAACTCTTGGACATCATCGGTTGGGAGCATGCTGCGGACGTGTTGCCTGCCCTCACCAGCCAGTGGGCGCAAGCGACGCGGGAAGAAGAGCGAAACACCTGGCACCGCCCGGAGAACCTTGTGGCAATTGTAGAATCGGCGGAGGCAGAGCTCGAAACAGCGATTGACCTTACGGCGCAGCCTAAGGGCGGATGGGACGACGATCTGGTCGAGGCGTTACTTGGCGACGATCCGCAGGCCGGCTCCGCTGCGCTGCTGGCGGCTTTTCGAGAGGGCTTGGCCCTGGCGGATGCAGCACAGGCGCTGGCGTATGCCGCGGCGTTGCGTCTCACGCGCTTTGCCGTCAGCAATGAGTTCGGCGATTGGGATACGGCCCTGCACCACTTCACCTACTGCGCGTCCCTGGCCCAAGTCGCCAAACGCGCGCCGTCCGTGGAACTGGCGCGCGGCGTGCTGCACGGCGCGATGGTGGTGTATCAAGCCCGCTTCCTCAATATGCCTGCGGCGCGTCTGCCTAATGCAAAGACCTTAGCAGCGTTGCCAGCCGACCCCGCTGTCTTGCAGGAACAACTGCTGGCGTACTGCGAACGGCAAGGCGGCGTGGATGAGGCCGGTGCGGTGACCTATCGCTATCTGACGCTCGGCCATGAGCCGGCGGCCTTGATTGCAACTCTTGGCCATGCGGTCCTGCGCGAAGACCCCGGCTTCCACGACTTTCAAATGCTGGAAGAAGGGGTGCACTTGGCGCAGGACCTCGCCGAATCCGGTCACGCTGATGCCTCATACCAGACGCTGGTAGCAATTGCCCGCTGGCAGGCGGCCCACGCCCCTACCCGCCGCGCCACCACGCAGACGTACACCATCGCTCGCCGCCTTCATAGAGGCGAGGCCGTGTATGCCGATGCCGATGACAACGGCAGCGGATCGTGAGAGCTTTAGCTGAGTTGAAATAGCGGCACCTGCCCGCGCTCGCTACCGGATGCGGTCTCCAGCGAGAATGAGTATGCGTGCTAAGTCCGGCATTTCTTCCACGCGGCCCGCTTCAGCGTTCCACGCCAGACGATGCCGTTGGAAATACTGCACGGTGCGGCCCAGCGTGGG
This DNA window, taken from Chloroflexota bacterium, encodes the following:
- a CDS encoding Rieske (2Fe-2S) protein; the protein is MATTTPRSTSVELEAVGENGLLRVSALADLQEQGVVTATGQGHTIAVFWHNEQAYAVDNRCPHMGFPLARGICEDGVLTCYWHYARFDLDSGGAFDIWAGDVRTYPVSVRDGAVWVDLRETENVDERYAQEATRLAKALEQGISLNQAKAVLALLDLKPADATKRIVATTAAYGLKRGSSRNPGGWGDGLTILTAMANLQPHLLADDRPLSLYHGTRRVSDDAMNRQERIMLDPLPTEAIPSGRLKRWFREYVEVRDADAAERTLRTAIAAGWTPEQLLDMLAAAATDHYYRDFSHVIDTLAKAAELLDIIGWEHAADVLPALTSQWAQATREEERNTWHRPENLVAIVESAEAELETAIDLTAQPKGGWDDDLVEALLGDDPQAGSAALLAAFREGLALADAAQALAYAAALRLTRFAVSNEFGDWDTALHHFTYCASLAQVAKRAPSVELARGVLHGAMVVYQARFLNMPAARLPNAKTLAALPADPAVLQEQLLAYCERQGGVDEAGAVTYRYLTLGHEPAALIATLGHAVLREDPGFHDFQMLEEGVHLAQDLAESGHADASYQTLVAIARWQAAHAPTRRATTQTYTIARRLHRGEAVYADADDNGSGS
- a CDS encoding ATP-binding protein, yielding MITSLRLVNFKNFADETLHLGPFTLIVGANASGKSNIRDAFRFILGLSLNYTLAEILGGKYGAEWQPIRGAPNEIIRFGQDDFFLEVEMTPARLLMPSVKSLRYSVRIQREDTCGGRFRVAAESLAADPATADSIVSGTLYTSSLPPDTSAGPQERDLNLRLFFPTKNRPDESIDVASDRSGLSQLPTQLYDHLLESKERIDSADWTKEIPGKTKAGWGWLEVSLKLFGIRLFEMSPERMRQPSVSGATRLGDTGDNLATLLEAICSNPQRKNVLLSWLHELTPMDVSDLTFPRDPSGRIHLQIQEANGRSVSAYSASDGTLRFLGMLAALLNEEFEGLYFFEEIDNGIHPARLHLLLDLIERQTAKGKIQVIATTHSPDVLNLISDTTFENTSVVYRDEDSADAVIRRVAELPNARELRKSQGLGRLHAGGWMENILSFAEADREDQKDRE